The proteins below are encoded in one region of Pelotomaculum schinkii:
- a CDS encoding phenylacetate--CoA ligase family protein, translated as MIWNPRFECMDREEMRALQLARLRETLARVYDRVPFYRESFDRAGVKPADLETLEDIRKFPFTVKTDLRDHYPYGLFAVLMKEVVRLHASSGTTGKPIVVGYTKNDLETWAECIARIVTMAGVTASDVAQVTFGYGLFTGAFGLHYGLEKVGATVVPSSSGNSEKTIMLMKDFGATALIGTPSYCLHLAEVAMEMGIDPVSLPLRVGLFGSEAWSEKMRGELERAWGIKATDNYGLSELMGPGVSGDCERFSGMHIAEDHFLVEIIDPGTGDPLDYGQKGEVVITTLTKEAIPMVRYRTRDISVLNPAPCDCGRTTVRMRKVTGRTDDMLIISGVNVFPSQIESVLMGVEGIAPHYQIIVGKKGLLDYLEVQVELTPEKFTGNFRDLEELEDKLRRKLYSVLSLSAKVRLLEPKSLERSTGKAKRVIDNRPKNGL; from the coding sequence ATGATTTGGAACCCTCGCTTTGAGTGCATGGACAGGGAAGAAATGCGCGCCCTGCAGTTGGCTCGGTTAAGAGAGACGTTGGCGCGGGTATATGACCGGGTGCCATTTTACCGTGAATCTTTTGACCGGGCCGGGGTGAAGCCCGCTGACCTGGAAACGCTGGAAGACATACGAAAGTTTCCCTTTACTGTTAAAACCGACCTGAGAGACCACTACCCGTACGGACTGTTTGCCGTACTTATGAAAGAGGTGGTGCGCCTGCACGCCTCGTCGGGCACTACCGGCAAGCCGATCGTGGTGGGCTACACCAAAAATGATCTGGAGACCTGGGCCGAGTGTATTGCCAGGATAGTGACCATGGCCGGTGTTACGGCCAGTGACGTAGCCCAGGTGACTTTTGGCTACGGCCTTTTCACCGGAGCCTTCGGGCTGCATTACGGTCTGGAAAAGGTGGGCGCCACAGTAGTGCCGTCCTCTTCCGGCAACTCGGAAAAAACGATTATGTTAATGAAGGATTTCGGCGCCACCGCCCTCATTGGCACGCCGTCCTACTGCCTGCATCTGGCCGAGGTAGCGATGGAAATGGGTATAGACCCGGTGAGCCTGCCTTTGCGCGTGGGACTTTTCGGTTCAGAGGCCTGGAGCGAGAAAATGCGCGGCGAACTGGAACGTGCCTGGGGTATCAAAGCCACCGACAATTACGGTCTAAGTGAACTTATGGGCCCGGGTGTTTCAGGCGACTGCGAGCGCTTCAGCGGCATGCATATTGCCGAGGACCATTTCCTGGTAGAGATTATCGACCCCGGGACAGGGGATCCCCTTGACTACGGGCAAAAAGGTGAGGTGGTAATCACCACTCTGACCAAGGAAGCTATCCCCATGGTGCGCTACCGTACCCGCGATATATCAGTCTTAAACCCGGCGCCGTGTGACTGTGGCAGGACCACGGTCAGAATGCGCAAGGTAACCGGCCGCACCGACGACATGCTCATTATTTCCGGGGTAAACGTATTTCCCTCGCAGATTGAAAGTGTGTTGATGGGTGTTGAAGGGATTGCGCCCCATTACCAGATCATTGTCGGCAAAAAGGGGCTACTGGATTATCTGGAAGTGCAGGTGGAGCTTACCCCCGAAAAATTCACCGGCAATTTCCGTGACCTGGAGGAACTGGAGGATAAACTACGCAGAAAGCTTTACAGTGTCCTTTCCCTGTCGGCTAAAGTCAGGCTGCTGGAGCCCAAATCACTTGAGCGGAGCACGGGCAAGGCCAAACGGGTTATTGACAACCGCCCCAAGAACGGTTTATAA
- a CDS encoding aminotransferase class I/II-fold pyridoxal phosphate-dependent enzyme, translated as MTVTTDWRRKLNPVVRDIPPSGIRRFFDLVSEMKGVISLGVGEPDFVTPWHIRESCVYSLEKGYTHYTSNHGLLELREEIVRDMEGNYKVSYNPLNEILITVGVSEALDLAMRALLCPGDEILIPEPSYVSYAPCATLSGARPVYLKTSVENGFQVTPEMVEKAITPATKVLLLCYPNNPTGATIGRGQLLEIMEVVKQHDLIVISDEIYDKLTYTGKHTCIPSLPGMRERTILLNGFSKSYAMTGWRVGYAAGNPDFIEAMKKIHQYTALCAPITGQSAALEALKNGRSQMNNMVEHYNRRRRLALQAFEEMGLPCFEPGGAFYAFPDITGTGLTSEEFAGELLKEAKVAVVPGNAFGEQGEGFVRCAYATSVEELSEAFQRMRRFVRRRLGRGKVLTGSFGKPEPLKEGIFQTL; from the coding sequence ATGACCGTAACCACTGACTGGCGCAGAAAGCTTAACCCGGTGGTCCGGGATATTCCGCCTTCCGGGATCAGGCGTTTTTTTGACCTGGTTAGCGAAATGAAGGGTGTTATTTCGCTTGGCGTGGGGGAACCGGACTTTGTCACCCCCTGGCATATCCGTGAGTCCTGTGTCTATTCTCTGGAGAAAGGCTACACGCACTATACTTCCAACCATGGTCTGCTGGAGCTGAGGGAGGAAATTGTCCGGGACATGGAGGGAAACTATAAAGTTTCCTATAACCCCTTAAATGAAATCTTGATTACCGTCGGGGTGAGCGAAGCGCTGGACCTGGCCATGCGCGCCCTCCTGTGTCCCGGTGACGAAATCCTGATCCCGGAACCATCTTACGTCTCCTACGCGCCCTGCGCCACTTTGTCCGGCGCCCGCCCGGTATACCTCAAGACCTCGGTTGAGAACGGTTTCCAGGTAACTCCGGAAATGGTGGAAAAGGCAATTACTCCTGCGACTAAGGTGTTGCTCCTGTGTTATCCCAACAATCCTACCGGGGCCACCATTGGCCGGGGGCAGCTTCTGGAAATTATGGAGGTTGTCAAGCAGCACGACCTGATCGTGATCTCTGATGAGATTTACGATAAATTGACCTACACCGGCAAACACACCTGTATACCTTCCCTGCCCGGTATGCGCGAGAGGACCATTTTGCTGAACGGTTTTTCCAAATCCTACGCCATGACCGGGTGGCGGGTGGGGTACGCGGCTGGAAATCCTGATTTTATTGAGGCGATGAAAAAAATCCACCAGTACACCGCGCTTTGCGCCCCCATCACGGGCCAGTCCGCGGCGCTGGAAGCTTTGAAAAACGGCCGGTCCCAGATGAACAATATGGTTGAGCATTACAACCGGCGCCGGCGTCTGGCTCTGCAGGCCTTTGAGGAAATGGGCCTGCCCTGTTTTGAGCCGGGCGGAGCCTTTTACGCCTTCCCTGATATCACGGGTACGGGCCTTACTTCCGAGGAATTTGCTGGAGAGCTTTTAAAAGAAGCCAAAGTGGCTGTTGTCCCCGGCAATGCTTTTGGGGAACAGGGCGAAGGGTTTGTGCGTTGTGCTTACGCAACTTCAGTGGAGGAACTCAGCGAGGCTTTCCAGCGCATGCGCCGGTTTGTCAGGCGCCGGCTGGGCCGGGGAAAAGTTTTAACAGGGTCGTTCGGGAAGCCGGAACCACTGAAAGAAGGAATTTTTCAGACGTTATAG